The following proteins come from a genomic window of Phacochoerus africanus isolate WHEZ1 chromosome 9, ROS_Pafr_v1, whole genome shotgun sequence:
- the LOC125136488 gene encoding translation initiation factor IF-2-like: MRGPIPHRWLLRAHFLEVLPRRAWVSPASPVPPGVSPTPFWPGRREAPQGKDQRGIRPQPVSQENPGSSPDAVHFPETPSPGALREGLGLLARTTRPPRQRRVGDPGEKHNRQEEASPERGEGEVGKPRPTPLSWGGEFATQARTLGLGHAPSLRPRKDIRRLRIRDASHFSPRVPASVHPALPAEPAPAPFPAPGPRATAPLRSPGRQARLREPLLWQPASCGGFMNIPGRGSRALPEGAPGEAAADVSPAGRWAPLGCGGRPGTGRPGSAKGSEPSSRVAGHKGRATGQTDSPPARGTHALEARGPCVLHSKAVFQTPRPQSRFNPRPLFPAGAGRLEPGGAPRP, from the coding sequence ATGCGGGGTCCGATCCCGCATCGGTGGCTGCTGCGGGCGCATTTCCTCGAAGTCTTACCTCGAAGGGCTTGGGTCTCCCCCGCGAGCCCTGTGCCTCCCGGAGTTTCCCCCACGCCCTTCTGGCCGGGCCGCCGCGAGGCTCCGCAGGGGAAAGACCAGCGGGGGATTCGCCCCCAGCCTGTATCACAGGAAAACCCCGGGAGCAGCCCCGACGCAGTGCATTTCCCGGAAACCCCCTCTCCCGGCGCGCTGCGGGAAGGCCTGGGGCTCCTCGCGCGGACTACCCGCCCGCCTCGCCAAAGGAGGGTCGGAGACCCAGGTGAAAAGCATAACCGCCAGGAAGAGGCGAGCCCAGAGCGCGGAGAAGGAGAGGTCGGGaaaccccgccccacccccttgTCTTGGGGTGGGGAATTCGCAACCCAAGCCAGAACCCTAGGCTTGGGGCACGCTCCCAGCCTGCGGCCAAGGAAAGACATTCGAAGGTTGAGGATTAGGGACGCCTCTCATTTCAGCCCCCGAGTTCCGGCGAGCGTCCACCCTGCGCTCCCCGCCgagcccgcccccgcccccttcccaGCCCCCGGCCCGCGCGCCACTGCCCCTTTAAGAAGCCCAGGTAGGCAGGCCCGGCTGCGGGAGCCGCTCCTATGGCAACCCGCGAGCTGCGGCGGCTTCATGAATATTCCGGGGCGCGGGAGCCGAGCGCTGCCGGAGGGCGCTCCGGGGGAGGCGGCCGCTGATGTAAGCCCGGCGGGCCGCTGGGCTCCGCTCGGCTGCGGCGGGAGACCCGGAACGGGCCGGCCGGGCTCGGCCAAAGGAAGCGAGCCGAGCTCGCGCGTGGCTGGCCACAAAGGCCGGGCGACGGGACAGACTGACAGCCCGCCTGCCCGCGGGACGCACGCCCTAGAGGCGCGCGGGCCGTGCGTTCTGCACTCCAAAGCGGTTTTCCAAACGCCGCGGCCGCAGAGCCGCTTCAACCCGCGCCCATTGTTCCCCGCGGGGGCGGGGCGCTTGGAGCCGGGCGGCGCGCCGCGCCCCTGA